One region of Natronobacterium texcoconense genomic DNA includes:
- a CDS encoding alpha/beta hydrolase family protein, with product MVDNNRQWPAESDDSLTTRRTMLKAAGATIVGGAGMASTTGSASAQWFSDVEVIEIDDGGLVGGWEADDSLPVADELFVFIHGWFGDTTVESQAEDVLESVEDGGYEPDEAVALEWPATTINFFGAEGDTEDVGEVTAGLVEDFYDDGGGNIRLVGHSLGGRCVLWAANKIDSDYEIDTIAPLGAAADGDMVCDGSFIGSGEWYDGIAEGAGVVRNYHSENDSTVGSAYGGIGGAALGTDGSGCPDDTPENYVDVDVTDSVSSHLGFLGDDVVGENLAENLDSTEEGDTDDGIF from the coding sequence ATGGTAGACAATAACAGACAATGGCCGGCAGAATCGGACGACTCACTGACGACGCGGCGAACGATGCTGAAAGCCGCCGGAGCAACGATCGTCGGCGGTGCGGGGATGGCTTCGACCACCGGCTCTGCGTCCGCACAGTGGTTCAGCGACGTCGAGGTCATCGAGATCGACGACGGCGGTCTCGTCGGCGGCTGGGAAGCCGACGACAGTCTCCCCGTCGCCGACGAACTGTTCGTTTTCATCCACGGCTGGTTCGGCGACACCACCGTGGAGAGCCAGGCCGAGGACGTCCTCGAGTCGGTCGAAGATGGCGGTTACGAACCCGACGAGGCCGTCGCACTCGAGTGGCCCGCGACGACGATCAACTTCTTCGGTGCCGAAGGCGATACCGAAGACGTCGGCGAAGTGACAGCCGGGCTTGTCGAGGACTTCTACGACGACGGCGGTGGAAACATTCGGCTGGTCGGCCACTCGCTCGGTGGCCGCTGCGTGCTGTGGGCGGCGAACAAGATCGACTCGGATTACGAGATCGATACGATCGCACCCCTGGGTGCGGCCGCCGATGGCGACATGGTCTGTGACGGCAGTTTCATCGGCAGCGGCGAGTGGTACGACGGCATCGCCGAGGGCGCCGGCGTCGTGCGCAACTACCACTCCGAGAACGACTCGACCGTTGGCAGCGCCTACGGCGGTATCGGTGGTGCCGCACTCGGTACCGACGGCTCGGGCTGTCCCGACGACACGCCCGAAAACTACGTCGACGTCGACGTCACCGACAGCGTCAGCAGCCACCTCGGATTCCTCGGCGACGACGTCGTCGGCGAGAACCTCGCCGAGAACCTCGACTCGACGGAGGAAGGCGATACCGACGACGGTATCTTCTGA
- a CDS encoding DUF7576 family protein, translating into MSPNTDPSPAEPIQATVSTDTDEREPRLEGVDDPARVVESVPDAISCVTCGATIGPSDYRISWVVEDRDRTLERHYCSEECFPEEKPGSTGNDSRSAPRDWSHCR; encoded by the coding sequence ATGTCCCCGAACACCGACCCGTCTCCGGCGGAGCCGATTCAGGCGACGGTGAGTACCGACACTGACGAGCGAGAGCCACGACTCGAAGGGGTCGACGATCCCGCTCGCGTCGTCGAGTCCGTTCCCGACGCGATTTCGTGTGTCACCTGTGGGGCCACGATCGGCCCGAGCGACTACCGGATTAGCTGGGTTGTCGAGGACCGGGACCGGACCCTCGAGCGCCACTACTGTAGCGAGGAGTGTTTCCCTGAAGAGAAGCCGGGCAGCACCGGCAACGACTCGCGTTCCGCTCCCCGGGACTGGTCGCACTGTCGGTGA
- a CDS encoding helix-turn-helix domain-containing protein, translating into MALLAEFQAASPRLVLGPTLEAMPSLDVELERQYAIDPAQPIAFCWARCRNFEQFERALSTDRTVAEFEQIDRGDGRSLYRIQRSDSNVVHAYRRWVSVGGELLECRGSNGHWEIEMRFPDRDAFARYHEFLEDEEVEFTLHRLADAEDVPASRRDDRVLTDSQREAIELAFEYGFFEVPRETDLATIAHDLGVSSQAVSERLRRGQARLVEEQLFGSTS; encoded by the coding sequence ATGGCTCTCCTCGCCGAGTTCCAAGCGGCGTCGCCGAGGCTGGTCCTCGGACCCACCCTCGAGGCGATGCCGTCACTCGACGTGGAACTCGAACGCCAGTACGCGATCGATCCGGCACAGCCGATCGCGTTCTGCTGGGCTCGCTGTAGGAACTTCGAGCAGTTCGAGCGTGCGCTGTCGACGGACCGAACGGTCGCAGAGTTCGAACAGATCGACCGCGGAGACGGCCGATCGCTGTACCGGATTCAGCGCAGCGACTCGAACGTCGTCCACGCCTACCGTCGCTGGGTTTCGGTCGGCGGCGAACTCCTCGAGTGTCGCGGCTCGAACGGCCACTGGGAGATCGAGATGCGGTTTCCCGACCGGGACGCGTTCGCTCGCTATCACGAGTTTCTCGAGGACGAAGAGGTCGAGTTCACTCTCCATCGGCTCGCCGACGCCGAGGACGTACCCGCGTCCCGCCGCGACGACCGCGTTCTCACCGACTCCCAGCGGGAAGCGATCGAACTCGCGTTCGAGTACGGTTTCTTCGAGGTACCTCGGGAGACGGACCTCGCGACGATCGCACACGATCTCGGCGTCTCGAGTCAGGCAGTCAGCGAACGGTTGCGCCGGGGACAGGCGCGACTGGTCGAAGAACAGCTATTCGGTAGTACCAGCTGA
- a CDS encoding DUF4013 domain-containing protein, which yields MLSEAINYLKESDDVWKTTILGGVFLLFSFLLIPLFFVWGYVVRVLDRTANGNDEPPVFDDWSELTVDGAKASVILLAYALIPIVVGIVLVAAVAGVTGGEPGSAGAAALVLAGLVTLAVAVGAAYVVPAGLANFASERRIRAGFHLETLRPVLSSGRYAAGWLLAVGIVVVGSFVSGILSPIPFLGPVLGAIVGFYALVAAYYVVGHTWDDCRSIVVDEGDPEPSGERPAI from the coding sequence ATGCTATCCGAAGCGATCAACTATCTGAAAGAGAGCGACGACGTCTGGAAGACGACCATCCTGGGTGGCGTCTTCCTGTTATTTAGCTTCCTCCTGATCCCCCTGTTTTTCGTCTGGGGATACGTCGTCCGCGTGCTGGACCGAACGGCGAACGGAAACGACGAGCCGCCGGTGTTCGACGACTGGAGCGAACTGACGGTCGACGGGGCAAAAGCGTCCGTAATCCTGCTCGCGTACGCGCTAATTCCCATCGTCGTCGGTATCGTCCTCGTCGCCGCCGTCGCGGGAGTTACCGGCGGAGAACCCGGCTCCGCGGGCGCGGCTGCACTGGTACTCGCCGGCCTCGTCACGCTCGCCGTCGCCGTCGGCGCGGCCTACGTCGTACCAGCGGGACTGGCCAACTTCGCGTCCGAGCGCCGGATCCGTGCCGGCTTCCACCTCGAGACGCTACGTCCGGTGCTCTCGAGTGGCCGGTACGCGGCTGGCTGGCTACTGGCGGTCGGGATCGTCGTCGTGGGTTCGTTCGTCTCCGGGATCCTCTCGCCGATACCGTTCCTCGGTCCCGTCCTCGGTGCGATCGTCGGCTTCTACGCCCTGGTCGCGGCCTACTACGTCGTCGGCCACACCTGGGACGACTGCCGGTCGATCGTCGTCGACGAGGGCGATCCGGAACCGTCGGGCGAGCGACCCGCGATTTGA
- the aspS gene encoding aspartate--tRNA(Asn) ligase: protein MQDRTYTEDAEPGDDVTVAGWVHEVRDLGGIAFLILRDATGKIQVKFEKDEMDDDLVETGLDVARESVIRVSGSVEEEPRAPTGVEVTPEELEVVSEADPELPLDPSGKVDAELSTRLDNRTLDLRKGEVQAIFEIRAEILRAVRKEFRAFRATEITTPKIVATGTEGGTELFPITYFGEEAFMNQSPQLFKQLIAGSNVERVFEIGPIFRAEEHNTPRHLNEATSIDFEGAFCDAHDAMDVAEGIVKAAYEAVNENCSEELEALGLEDEFEVPEGDFPRISYEEAIERINATGELDEQLVWGDDLPTEAEKALGDDVGGHYFITDWPSEIKPFYIKDHDDDEQLSTGFDLMHPRMELVSGGQREHRNEHLIEGFEQQGLDPEQFEYYTKMFKYGMPPHAGFGLGGERLIMTILGLDNIREAVLFPRDRQRLSP, encoded by the coding sequence ATGCAGGACAGAACCTACACTGAAGACGCCGAGCCGGGCGACGACGTTACCGTTGCCGGCTGGGTCCACGAGGTCCGTGACCTCGGCGGCATCGCATTCTTGATTCTGCGGGACGCAACCGGCAAGATCCAGGTCAAGTTCGAGAAAGACGAGATGGACGACGACCTCGTCGAGACCGGTCTCGACGTCGCTCGAGAGAGCGTCATCCGCGTCTCCGGTAGCGTCGAGGAAGAGCCGCGCGCGCCGACGGGCGTCGAGGTCACGCCCGAGGAACTCGAGGTCGTCTCGGAGGCCGACCCGGAACTGCCACTCGACCCCTCCGGCAAGGTCGACGCCGAACTCTCGACGCGACTGGACAACCGGACGCTGGACCTCCGCAAGGGGGAAGTCCAGGCCATCTTCGAGATTCGCGCCGAGATCCTGCGAGCCGTTCGCAAGGAGTTCCGCGCGTTCCGCGCGACCGAGATCACCACGCCGAAGATCGTCGCCACCGGAACCGAGGGCGGCACCGAACTCTTCCCGATCACCTACTTCGGCGAGGAGGCGTTCATGAACCAGAGCCCACAACTGTTCAAGCAGCTGATCGCGGGCTCGAACGTCGAACGCGTCTTCGAGATCGGTCCGATCTTCCGCGCCGAAGAGCACAACACGCCGCGTCACCTCAACGAGGCGACCTCGATCGACTTCGAGGGCGCGTTCTGTGACGCCCACGACGCGATGGACGTCGCGGAAGGCATCGTGAAGGCGGCCTACGAAGCAGTCAACGAGAACTGCAGCGAGGAACTCGAGGCGCTCGGACTCGAAGACGAGTTCGAAGTTCCCGAGGGCGACTTCCCGCGCATCAGCTACGAGGAGGCCATCGAGCGCATCAACGCGACGGGCGAACTCGACGAGCAGCTGGTCTGGGGCGACGACCTCCCGACCGAGGCTGAGAAGGCGCTCGGCGACGACGTCGGCGGCCACTACTTCATCACGGACTGGCCGAGCGAGATCAAGCCGTTCTACATCAAAGACCACGACGACGACGAACAGCTCTCGACCGGCTTCGACCTGATGCACCCGCGCATGGAACTGGTCTCGGGCGGCCAGCGCGAACACCGCAACGAACACCTCATCGAAGGCTTCGAACAGCAGGGGCTCGACCCCGAACAGTTCGAGTACTACACGAAGATGTTCAAGTACGGCATGCCGCCCCACGCCGGCTTCGGTCTCGGCGGCGAGCGCCTGATCATGACGATCCTCGGACTGGACAACATTCGGGAAGCGGTTCTCTTCCCGCGAGATCGTCAACGTCTGAGCCCGTAG
- a CDS encoding LSM domain-containing protein yields the protein MSGRPLDVLEASLGERVSVRLKSGDEYVGDLAGYDQHMNLVLEDVTSAADGSVEDEEPIEDTTIIRGDNVVSITP from the coding sequence ATGAGTGGACGACCGCTGGACGTCCTCGAGGCGTCGCTGGGTGAACGGGTTTCCGTACGGCTCAAGAGTGGCGACGAGTACGTCGGCGATCTCGCCGGCTACGATCAGCACATGAATCTCGTGCTGGAGGACGTGACGAGCGCAGCCGACGGATCCGTCGAAGACGAGGAGCCGATCGAAGACACAACCATTATACGCGGCGATAACGTCGTTTCGATCACTCCATGA
- a CDS encoding threonine synthase: METTAAFEGLECVDCGTTFDAAEETHRCPECSGILDPTYDYDAIDLDRETLASRPFDSMWRYEELLPFERESAVTMDEGTTPLVECPNLADEMGVGRVLIKDEGRNPTGTFKDRGQTVAVTAATQHGASDVVLASAGNAGQAASAYAGRAGLDSHVYLPSRSGFTNKAMVNVHGGDMTVVGGRIGDAGAAYEEAREENDDWYPLQTFVTPYRHEGKKTMFYEIVEQLDWEVPDAITYPTGGGVGLIGMYKAATEFRNLGLIDDLPGLYAAQASGCAPIVEAYEEGWDEHDPVETPDTICGGLEIPDPGASPWVLEALRETDGGAVATDDPDILEAGVQVAKHEGLEMVPSSAAAASGAWELADRGEFDGDETIVIMNTGTGNKEADVLRSHLMSQGV, encoded by the coding sequence ATGGAGACGACAGCCGCTTTCGAGGGCCTCGAGTGCGTCGACTGCGGAACGACGTTCGACGCCGCCGAGGAGACCCATCGGTGTCCCGAGTGTAGTGGGATTCTCGATCCGACCTACGACTACGACGCGATTGACCTCGACCGCGAGACGCTCGCATCGCGGCCGTTCGACTCGATGTGGCGTTACGAGGAACTGCTGCCGTTCGAGCGGGAGTCGGCGGTCACGATGGACGAGGGGACGACGCCGCTGGTGGAGTGTCCGAACCTGGCCGACGAGATGGGCGTCGGGCGCGTACTGATCAAAGACGAGGGACGGAACCCGACGGGGACGTTCAAGGACCGCGGACAGACGGTCGCGGTGACGGCGGCGACCCAGCACGGCGCGAGCGACGTCGTCCTCGCCTCGGCCGGCAACGCGGGTCAGGCCGCCTCTGCCTACGCAGGACGTGCAGGACTGGACTCGCACGTCTACCTGCCATCGCGTTCGGGCTTTACGAACAAGGCGATGGTCAACGTCCACGGCGGCGACATGACCGTCGTCGGCGGACGGATCGGCGACGCGGGTGCAGCCTACGAGGAAGCCCGCGAAGAGAACGACGACTGGTACCCGCTGCAGACGTTCGTCACACCCTACCGCCACGAGGGGAAGAAGACGATGTTCTACGAAATCGTCGAACAGCTCGACTGGGAGGTCCCCGACGCGATCACCTATCCGACCGGCGGCGGCGTCGGCCTGATCGGGATGTACAAGGCCGCGACGGAGTTCCGTAATCTGGGACTGATCGACGACCTCCCGGGACTGTACGCAGCCCAGGCCTCGGGCTGTGCCCCCATCGTCGAGGCCTACGAAGAAGGGTGGGACGAACACGACCCCGTCGAAACCCCCGACACCATCTGCGGGGGTCTCGAGATTCCCGACCCCGGCGCCAGTCCGTGGGTCCTCGAGGCGCTCCGCGAGACCGACGGCGGCGCGGTCGCGACCGACGACCCGGACATCTTAGAGGCGGGCGTTCAGGTCGCGAAGCACGAGGGCCTCGAGATGGTTCCAAGCTCTGCGGCCGCGGCGAGCGGCGCGTGGGAACTCGCCGATCGAGGCGAGTTCGACGGCGACGAGACGATCGTCATCATGAACACGGGGACCGGGAACAAGGAAGCGGACGTGCTGCGGAGCCACCTGATGAGTCAGGGCGTCTAA
- a CDS encoding GNAT family N-acetyltransferase, with the protein MEIRRLPADEKPVRRYLEELWLPYNRELGELLDDFSLADDVDIVSEELEYRLERHETDGYRVWVAVDGSNGAESSGDFVGFVATEVDEAPAVFDRPDRLVVCDIYVTEPYRGTGLAGELIERAERQAREAGCDELKLKVDVENERALAFYDKLGFEHSRHTMVAPVAEE; encoded by the coding sequence ATGGAGATCCGTCGACTCCCTGCCGACGAGAAACCGGTCCGTCGCTACCTCGAAGAACTCTGGCTTCCGTACAACCGCGAACTCGGCGAACTGCTGGATGACTTTTCGCTCGCCGACGACGTCGACATCGTCTCCGAGGAACTCGAATACCGACTTGAGCGCCACGAAACCGATGGGTACCGGGTATGGGTTGCCGTTGACGGATCGAACGGCGCAGAGAGCAGCGGTGACTTTGTGGGGTTCGTCGCGACCGAGGTGGACGAGGCACCGGCCGTCTTCGATCGACCCGACCGACTCGTCGTTTGTGATATTTACGTCACGGAACCGTACCGTGGTACTGGTCTCGCCGGCGAACTGATCGAGCGTGCCGAAAGACAGGCTCGTGAGGCTGGCTGTGACGAACTCAAACTCAAGGTTGACGTGGAGAACGAACGCGCCCTCGCGTTCTACGACAAACTCGGCTTCGAACACTCCAGACACACGATGGTCGCCCCCGTCGCGGAGGAGTGA
- a CDS encoding phosphoglycerol geranylgeranyltransferase, which produces MTTSTPWEDWDHVLKIDPDKELPEGVTYGDLCATGTDAIEIGGTMGITEENMADVIEACAEHDVPLYQEPSSPDVVLRDDALEGYLIPTVLNAGSPFWITGAHKEWVRLDGDFDWERTTTEAYIVMNPEADVATYTEADCDLDADDVAAYATVAERMFGQEIVYVEYSGTFGDEEIVEAAGEATTESTLFYGGGIHDYDSARTMAQYADVVVVGDLAHDEGVEAVRKTVEGASDA; this is translated from the coding sequence ATGACTACCTCTACTCCGTGGGAAGACTGGGATCACGTTCTCAAGATCGACCCCGACAAGGAACTGCCGGAGGGCGTCACCTACGGCGATCTCTGTGCGACCGGGACCGACGCTATCGAGATCGGTGGCACGATGGGGATCACCGAGGAGAACATGGCCGACGTCATCGAGGCCTGTGCCGAACACGACGTGCCGCTCTACCAGGAACCCTCGAGTCCCGACGTCGTCCTCCGAGACGACGCGCTCGAGGGCTACCTCATCCCGACCGTGCTCAACGCCGGGTCACCGTTCTGGATCACCGGCGCACACAAGGAGTGGGTCCGACTCGATGGCGACTTCGACTGGGAGCGGACGACGACGGAGGCCTACATCGTGATGAACCCCGAGGCCGACGTCGCGACCTACACCGAGGCCGACTGTGACCTGGACGCCGACGACGTCGCCGCCTACGCGACCGTCGCCGAACGGATGTTCGGCCAGGAGATCGTCTACGTCGAGTACTCCGGGACGTTCGGCGACGAGGAGATCGTCGAGGCAGCAGGCGAGGCAACCACCGAGTCGACGCTGTTCTACGGTGGCGGTATCCACGACTACGACTCGGCGCGGACGATGGCCCAGTACGCGGACGTCGTGGTCGTCGGTGACCTCGCACACGACGAAGGCGTCGAGGCAGTACGGAAGACCGTCGAGGGTGCTTCGGACGCCTAA
- a CDS encoding cytochrome P450, translated as MADVPANEDRPSGPDGLPVLGNQLAFLRDPYGFMTETAREYGDIAHWEDPTGPVYQLNHPDYIEQVLVQNNENYVKGDRFQHILRPITGNGILNSEGAVWRRNRHLIQPAFRPDRIQEYASMMTDFTGEALEDWTDGETRLVHEDMMEVTLRIVARALFGADVDDHVDTVGAALEEFMAATENLPHLILPAGIPTPARRRIERAREDLDEVVYGLIEQRKRNPTDQDVISKLLEGDGNSDDPAKTAMAPDQIRDEVVTLLLAGHETTALALTLTFYLLSKNPQAEQRLVDELEEVLDGETPTMEDLSKLTYTEKVVKESMRLYPPVPGIVREPVKPDIIGGYEIPPGATVRMHQWVVHRDPRWYDDPLAFRPARWTDEMESELPKLAYFPFAAGPRRCIGDRFAMLEARLLLATIYQNYHLELVPGTGLDLRATITARPKEEIPMTVYER; from the coding sequence ATGGCCGACGTTCCCGCGAACGAGGATCGACCGTCAGGTCCCGACGGACTGCCGGTGCTCGGTAACCAGCTTGCCTTCCTCCGTGATCCTTACGGATTTATGACGGAAACTGCCCGCGAGTACGGTGACATCGCCCACTGGGAGGACCCGACCGGTCCCGTCTACCAGCTCAACCATCCCGACTACATCGAGCAGGTGCTGGTCCAGAACAACGAGAACTACGTCAAGGGCGACCGGTTCCAGCACATTCTCCGACCGATTACGGGCAACGGCATCCTGAACAGCGAAGGTGCCGTCTGGCGGCGCAACCGCCACCTGATCCAGCCGGCCTTCCGGCCCGACCGAATCCAGGAGTACGCGTCGATGATGACCGACTTCACCGGCGAAGCCCTCGAGGATTGGACCGACGGCGAGACCCGACTCGTCCACGAAGACATGATGGAGGTAACGCTTCGGATCGTCGCGCGAGCGCTGTTCGGCGCGGACGTCGACGACCACGTCGACACCGTCGGTGCGGCCTTAGAGGAGTTCATGGCCGCGACCGAGAACCTCCCGCATCTGATCCTGCCAGCGGGAATCCCGACGCCTGCACGACGACGTATCGAGCGTGCACGCGAGGACCTCGACGAGGTCGTCTACGGACTGATCGAGCAACGGAAACGGAACCCGACGGATCAGGACGTCATCTCGAAGCTACTCGAGGGCGACGGGAACAGCGACGACCCGGCGAAGACGGCGATGGCACCCGACCAGATCAGAGACGAGGTCGTTACACTCCTGCTGGCCGGCCACGAGACGACGGCGCTCGCGTTGACGCTTACCTTCTATCTCCTCTCGAAGAACCCGCAGGCCGAACAGCGACTGGTCGACGAACTCGAGGAGGTCCTCGACGGCGAGACGCCGACGATGGAGGACCTCTCGAAGCTGACCTACACCGAGAAGGTCGTCAAGGAGTCGATGCGACTCTACCCCCCGGTGCCGGGAATCGTCCGCGAGCCGGTCAAGCCCGACATTATCGGCGGCTACGAGATTCCGCCGGGAGCGACCGTCCGCATGCACCAGTGGGTCGTCCACCGCGATCCGCGGTGGTACGACGACCCGCTCGCCTTCCGACCAGCGCGCTGGACCGACGAGATGGAATCGGAGCTACCGAAACTCGCCTACTTCCCGTTCGCCGCGGGACCCCGGCGCTGTATCGGCGACCGCTTCGCGATGCTCGAGGCGCGGCTCCTGCTGGCGACCATCTACCAGAACTATCATCTCGAACTCGTCCCCGGGACGGGGCTGGATCTGCGGGCGACGATCACCGCACGGCCGAAAGAGGAGATTCCGATGACGGTGTACGAGCGGTGA
- a CDS encoding helix-turn-helix domain-containing protein: MRYVTVVLCWSEGELTTRDATFARSDAVFIEAIRHLNPLDEDRYAELLELRGDLECARSLLADAPDVTEYDVAGDDGHGIAYVQCRTVDPVDDLLSILHEHDIVVDWPMEYVDTGREGYGDRGLEVTIVGPDRSIQRAVAALPEAVGFDLRRTGEYEPGSDPTAPALTPRQRELFELAVREGYYEVPRGTTHRELASQLGLAPGTVSEHLQRIEAKLADAYASSVR; this comes from the coding sequence ATGAGATACGTAACCGTCGTGTTGTGCTGGTCCGAAGGGGAACTCACCACGAGGGACGCGACCTTCGCCCGGAGCGATGCGGTCTTCATCGAGGCGATTCGCCACCTGAACCCCCTCGACGAGGATCGGTACGCCGAACTGCTCGAGTTACGAGGCGACCTCGAGTGTGCCCGCTCGCTACTCGCGGACGCGCCCGACGTGACCGAATACGACGTCGCCGGCGACGACGGTCACGGTATCGCCTACGTTCAGTGTCGGACCGTCGACCCTGTCGACGACCTCCTCTCGATCCTTCACGAACACGATATCGTCGTCGACTGGCCGATGGAGTACGTCGACACGGGACGAGAAGGGTACGGCGACCGTGGTCTCGAGGTGACGATCGTCGGCCCCGACCGGTCGATCCAGCGGGCGGTCGCGGCGCTTCCCGAGGCGGTCGGCTTCGATCTCCGACGGACGGGCGAGTACGAACCCGGTTCGGATCCGACTGCACCTGCGCTGACGCCTCGCCAGCGGGAACTGTTCGAACTGGCAGTTCGCGAGGGATACTACGAGGTGCCCCGGGGAACGACCCATCGCGAACTCGCGAGTCAGCTCGGTCTCGCGCCGGGGACCGTCAGCGAACACCTCCAGCGAATCGAGGCGAAGCTGGCCGACGCGTACGCGTCGTCGGTCCGGTGA
- a CDS encoding helix-turn-helix domain-containing protein, giving the protein MKRVTYVITPHGGCFDPTEHRFREHDVELRAIHEADILADGTVNVLLEVVSTRSQILTSFPDDPQRLVDCEISAGGETTMVQLRYEPTERNRKFLEPHRTYGVIVRYPMTVVDPDRSTLRVTVVGSETAVQNLVRETRALGDLTVETVTTGSPSVNQQFDDLTQRQQDVLVTAYEHGYYEDPREATYEDIAADLDCSASSVGQILRRIESTLVTETVSDRSSRS; this is encoded by the coding sequence ATGAAGAGAGTGACCTACGTTATCACCCCTCATGGAGGTTGCTTCGATCCGACGGAGCACCGATTCCGGGAGCACGACGTCGAACTCAGGGCTATCCACGAGGCCGATATCCTCGCCGACGGAACGGTAAACGTCCTCCTCGAGGTGGTGAGCACGCGGTCACAGATTTTGACGAGTTTCCCCGATGACCCACAACGACTCGTCGATTGCGAGATCAGCGCGGGCGGAGAGACGACGATGGTTCAACTCCGATACGAGCCGACCGAGCGCAACCGAAAGTTCCTCGAACCACACCGTACGTACGGCGTGATCGTCCGGTATCCGATGACGGTCGTCGATCCCGATCGGTCGACGCTTCGGGTGACCGTCGTCGGCTCCGAGACGGCGGTCCAGAATCTGGTTCGCGAGACGCGGGCACTCGGCGATCTCACCGTCGAAACCGTCACGACCGGTTCACCGTCGGTGAACCAGCAATTCGATGATCTCACCCAACGCCAGCAGGACGTGCTCGTGACGGCCTACGAACACGGCTACTATGAGGATCCTCGCGAAGCGACCTACGAGGACATCGCAGCCGATCTGGACTGTTCCGCGAGTTCGGTCGGCCAGATCCTCCGTCGCATCGAGTCGACTCTCGTTACCGAGACCGTCTCGGACCGTTCCTCTCGGTCGTAG
- a CDS encoding SIR2 family NAD-dependent protein deacylase: MDDLERLAAEIDRDATVVALTGAGISAPSGVPTFRGDDGVWDRFDEGQFTYGRFQRDPDGFWADRIELQQAMFGDDYEPNAAHDALAAMSREGYLDAILTQNTDGLHEDAADTVGDSDDDATILELHGNARRVRCVDCGKRRDGDPIFERAAEGERPPTCDCGGIYKPDVVLFGEQLPGAAIQRARSLAQESDVFLAIGSSLVVEPAASLPRQAASSGATVGVVNLESTPVDDVADVIQREDVTETVPRLRELLS; encoded by the coding sequence ATGGACGACCTCGAGCGACTCGCGGCAGAGATCGATCGGGACGCGACGGTCGTCGCTCTCACGGGCGCGGGAATTTCGGCTCCGTCCGGCGTTCCGACCTTCCGTGGCGACGACGGCGTCTGGGACCGGTTCGACGAGGGACAGTTCACCTACGGCCGGTTCCAGCGCGATCCGGACGGGTTCTGGGCCGACCGGATCGAGCTACAGCAGGCGATGTTCGGCGACGACTACGAGCCAAACGCCGCCCACGACGCGCTGGCCGCGATGAGTCGTGAAGGATACCTCGACGCCATCCTCACACAGAATACGGACGGGTTACACGAGGACGCGGCGGACACCGTTGGCGACTCGGACGACGACGCCACGATTCTCGAACTCCACGGCAACGCCCGCCGGGTCCGCTGTGTCGACTGCGGGAAGCGACGCGACGGCGATCCGATCTTCGAACGCGCCGCCGAGGGCGAGCGCCCGCCGACCTGTGACTGTGGCGGAATCTACAAACCCGACGTCGTCCTCTTCGGCGAACAGCTTCCGGGTGCGGCCATCCAGCGTGCCCGGTCGCTGGCCCAGGAGAGCGACGTCTTTCTCGCAATCGGCTCCTCGCTGGTCGTCGAACCCGCCGCGTCGCTGCCCCGTCAGGCCGCCTCGAGCGGGGCGACCGTCGGCGTCGTCAACCTCGAGTCGACGCCCGTCGACGACGTCGCGGACGTGATTCAGCGCGAGGACGTCACCGAGACGGTGCCACGGCTCCGAGAGCTGTTATCGTAG
- a CDS encoding 50S ribosomal protein L37e, translated as MTGAGTPSQGKKNTTTHTKCRRCGEKSYHTKKKVCSSCGFGKSSKRRDYEWQSKAGDN; from the coding sequence ATGACTGGTGCAGGAACCCCGAGCCAAGGAAAGAAGAACACGACGACCCACACCAAGTGTCGTCGCTGCGGAGAGAAATCCTACCACACCAAGAAGAAGGTCTGCTCGTCGTGTGGCTTCGGCAAGTCGTCGAAGCGACGCGACTACGAGTGGCAGTCGAAGGCCGGCGACAACTAA